The genomic stretch CGAAGAAGAGGCGGGCGTATCCGACCGAAAGAAACTCTTCCTTCGCACAGGCAAAATAATTACGGATCTCGAAAAATTAATCAATACTTACGATGGAGGTTCGATACTGAGGGAGGGAGTTCTGGCGGTAATATGCGGCAAACCCAATGTCGGAAAATCGAGCCTGATGAATCTCCTCTTAAAAAGGGACAGAGTCATCGTATCTCCTATACCCGGCACGACCCGTGATACGATCGAGGAGATGATCAGTCTGAATGGCATTCCGATCCGCCTTGTGGATACGGCAGGGATAACCGACACGAAGGATATGCTTGAGAAAGAAGGCGTTGCCCGAAGCAGGAAATATCTCGCGATGGCGGACATTGTGGTGCTCATCCTGGATCATTCCACGAGGATAGACAGAGCCGACCGGGAGATCATAAAGATGTGCGCCGGCAAGAAGAAGATAGTGGCGCTGAATAAGACGGATCTTGCCGGAAAGATCGATGCGAAGGATATGCGGGCGCTCTTGAAGAAAGAGAAGTTCATAAAGATATCTGTCGGTAAGCGTAAAAATATAGATCTTCTGGAAAACGCGCTGACGGAGGCAGTATGGTCCGGCGGTTTTACCCAGGGCGAGCCGGCTATACTTAGCAACGCGCGTCACAAAGGGCTTCTTGACAAAGCTCTTGCAAATATGTTATCAGTTAAAGAGGCGTTTAAAGCGGATGAAGGGCCGGAGACCATTGCGATAGACCTGAAAGAGGCGATAGCGGCGCTGGGGCTCGTGATAGGCAAGACTATTTCAGATGATATACTTGACAGGATCTTCGAACGGTTCTGCATAGGGAAATGACGGGAGAATCCGATGGATAAAGCACGTATAGAAAAAGCGGTCAGGGAGATACTGCTGGCCATAGGAGAAGATGTAAAACGACATGACATAAAGGATACGCCCAGCCGGGTTGCCGACATGTATGAGGAGATATTGGGTGGCACCAAGGTTAACCCGGAAAAGGAGCTTGAGGTCGTATTCGAGAAAGAGCATGATGAGATAGTGCTGCTTAAAGGAATTCCGCTATATTCAATCTGTGAACATCATCTTTTGCCGTTCATAGGACGGGCGCACGTTGCCTATATTCCGAGCAATAACCGCGTAACGGGCTTGAGCAAGATCGCAAGGGTAGTAGACACATTTTCCAGGCGGTTGCAGGTCCAGGAGCGCCTGACTACCGATATTGCGGACCTGATAATGAGAAAATTAAAGCCGAAAGGCGTTCTGGTGGTTATAGAGGCCGAACATCTCTGCATGAGCATGAGGGGCGTCAAGAAACCCGGTGTAATGACCATAACCAGCGCTGTCCGCGGTGTATTCAGAAAGAACGAAAAGACCCGGTCCGAGGCCCTCGCCCTTATCCGCGGTTGACGCTTAAGAGCCGCATATTATCGTTGAATTACCCTATTCCATATAATATAATATAAATCTATTATGAACCCATTACTGGAATTCAGCAGAAATTATATATTCCTGACATCATTTGCGGCCTGGGCGATCGCCCAGACGATAAAGGTCATTCTGGGCGTAATAAGGGAGAAACGCTTTAACTTCAGATGGTTTGTCGGGACCGGCGGCATGCCCAGCGCGCATGCGGCGAGCGTATCGTCGCTATCCACATCGGTGGGCGTTACCTATGGCTTTGATTCCGCGTTATTTGCCATCGTGCTCACATTCACTCTCATAATCATGTTCGATGCCCAGACGACAAGGCTTTCTACTGGGAGGCAGGCCGGTATATTGAATAAGATGATAGACGATATATACTGGAAGCACCAGTTCGACGACAAGAAGCTTAAAGAATTTTTAGGGCATACGCCGATAGAAGTGTTCGTCGGAGCGGGCCTGGGCATAGTGGTTTCGTTACTCCTCTATAAATAGAAAAGAAGGTATTCGCCGTGAATAAAAAGATCGCGGTTTTTGCGATATCGGCTGCACTGTCGATCATCTTCGTCGTTATGCTTTATCGGCTGATATTCGATATGGCCTCGCGGGCCCGAACGCCGGCGCCGGACATATCCAAAACCGCCGCCACAATCTCTAAACCCGCGGAAAGAGAGGATGCGTACTGGCGCCTTGCCTCGATCTGCGAAAAAAAACAGGATCTTTTAAAATTAAAAAATATCTATCAGCAGATACTGGAAGAGTTTCCCTCTTCCAATAATGTCCTGAAAGCCCAGGAGGCGCTGGAAAATACCAATGTAAGGCTCTTATTCTCAGATATTCAGGACCCCGACTCTTTTATCTATCGGGTAGAGAAAGGCGATGGGCTGGCCAAGATAGCTAAGAAATTCAATACGACCGTAGAGCTTATTTTAAGGGCCAATGGATTGAAGGACGGGGTATTGAGGTACGGCAGGAAGCTGAAGATCACGAAGCTCAGATTCAGCATAGTTGTGGACAAATCGCAAAATATATTGACCTTGAAAGCGGACGACAAGATATTCAAGACTTACAGAGTATCCACAGGAAAGGATTCTTCAACACCGGTAGGCAGTTTTAAAATAATCACTAAGATAATAAATCCGCCATGGTATCCCGCTAAAGGTAAGGCGATACCGTCCGGCGATCCGAAAAATGTCCTCGGGTCGAGGTGGCTGGGCATATCCAAACCCAGCTATGGCATACACGGCACCATAGATCCGGCCTCCATAGGTAAGAGTGTAACCGAAGGCTGTGTCAGGATGAAGAACATTGAGGTCGAGGAACTCTATTCGATAG from Candidatus Omnitrophota bacterium encodes the following:
- the mnmE gene encoding tRNA uridine-5-carboxymethylaminomethyl(34) synthesis GTPase MnmE, translated to MAKINTDDTIAAIATPVGEGGIGIVRLSGPSSLAIADKIFDSASGEKLSRCAAYTTHYGKIKDPKTSEIVDEVIVTVMRAPKSYTREDVVEINCHGGLQPVKKTLELTLKNGARIADPGEFTKRAFLNGRIDLVQAEAVLDVIRSKTEASLKVAMTQLEGELSARINAIREEIIDITSELEADIDFSEEEAGVSDRKKLFLRTGKIITDLEKLINTYDGGSILREGVLAVICGKPNVGKSSLMNLLLKRDRVIVSPIPGTTRDTIEEMISLNGIPIRLVDTAGITDTKDMLEKEGVARSRKYLAMADIVVLILDHSTRIDRADREIIKMCAGKKKIVALNKTDLAGKIDAKDMRALLKKEKFIKISVGKRKNIDLLENALTEAVWSGGFTQGEPAILSNARHKGLLDKALANMLSVKEAFKADEGPETIAIDLKEAIAALGLVIGKTISDDILDRIFERFCIGK
- the folE gene encoding GTP cyclohydrolase I FolE, whose amino-acid sequence is MDKARIEKAVREILLAIGEDVKRHDIKDTPSRVADMYEEILGGTKVNPEKELEVVFEKEHDEIVLLKGIPLYSICEHHLLPFIGRAHVAYIPSNNRVTGLSKIARVVDTFSRRLQVQERLTTDIADLIMRKLKPKGVLVVIEAEHLCMSMRGVKKPGVMTITSAVRGVFRKNEKTRSEALALIRG
- a CDS encoding divergent PAP2 family protein, yielding MNPLLEFSRNYIFLTSFAAWAIAQTIKVILGVIREKRFNFRWFVGTGGMPSAHAASVSSLSTSVGVTYGFDSALFAIVLTFTLIIMFDAQTTRLSTGRQAGILNKMIDDIYWKHQFDDKKLKEFLGHTPIEVFVGAGLGIVVSLLLYK
- a CDS encoding L,D-transpeptidase family protein; the protein is MNKKIAVFAISAALSIIFVVMLYRLIFDMASRARTPAPDISKTAATISKPAEREDAYWRLASICEKKQDLLKLKNIYQQILEEFPSSNNVLKAQEALENTNVRLLFSDIQDPDSFIYRVEKGDGLAKIAKKFNTTVELILRANGLKDGVLRYGRKLKITKLRFSIVVDKSQNILTLKADDKIFKTYRVSTGKDSSTPVGSFKIITKIINPPWYPAKGKAIPSGDPKNVLGSRWLGISKPSYGIHGTIDPASIGKSVTEGCVRMKNIEVEELYSIVPEGTEVVIVD